One Vicia villosa cultivar HV-30 ecotype Madison, WI linkage group LG5, Vvil1.0, whole genome shotgun sequence genomic window, tatctctcttaacTCTAAATTGACACTCTCCACTTAAATATGTAAGACAATAGACTATTCATATTTGGGTCTTTCTCCACGGGAGAATGAcattaatgaaccattctttgtCTCGAATATGACAAGTGatgatattatttatattattaacacATTTGAGCAACCCCTAACAGAACTGAAAAAATACAACAGCTAAAGCTCTCTACGTGAATATCTTACGCTTACATTCATGTGTAGAAGAGGTAGTAGCCAAGTCTCTATTTCCTCTAAAGCAGGTTATCAACATAGTGTTATTGTCCActactaaaaattttaaaaaaattaactattTAGACAATTTgacaataaacaattacaaaaCTTAAAATCAATATGATTTTATTGTTAATCCTTGCGTGGGCCAGTCCATACAGAACTTTATTCTGGCTTTAAACGGGGCCCCCGCTAGTGAACGGTGGGATTGGTccctcttggattagtcggtcgcaaggccggattccaagatttccaaaaaaaaaaaaaatatgcattttatTGTTCAGATTATAGAATCCTGTGTGCATGTCTGATGACATGTTCAGATTCTATAATACAAATTCATGCCAACATTCTAAGAATGTATAACCATAGAGAGATTTGTAACCCAAGGAAAAACACATGCAATCAATCGTATAAGTAGACAAATGTGTACTAACATGACCCACAATAGGTGCATATATGTTGATTAGGGAAATGATTTCAGGTTTGAGAATTTAGAGGTGATaattcttaaattttttaaatttaataaacttAGTCTTATCAAATTAGAGCCTTTAATTataagtatatatattttttaaaattatgtgaatataaaaaaaatactaagaaGCTTCAATCTTAAATTTATGTAAATATGTTTGTTAAATAAATCATAGTTTAACATGACATAAATTTATAACTTAGCTTACATTAAATGTAGATTAAACAACCATACTTTTAAATAGATAATATAGTGTGACATTTTTAAAAACTCACTCAACTAAAAAGATCACGCTTTAAATCCttcaaataatatttatttattttgcttcAATAAGTAATACTATTCTTGTcgctatttttaattaaattttaagaaaaatattaaattcaaCTTCAGCTACTTACAATGTTTTCAATAAACTTCAAATCCGTTAGGAATTCAGTTATTTTTTTCATGCATAATATGACGGAAATACCCTCCGAAAGTATTCATTTCCTCTTCATATAAAAGAACAAGAGTTTCCATAACTATCACACttttccatttcattttctttcgATTTCACTCTCTTTCTTCACTCTCTTCTTCTTGTCTCAGTTTTCTTGCTAAAGCTCGTAGATGAAGAAGGTAATCAGTTGTTTTTCCCCAAAGGGTTCCCCCAACCGCAACCGAACCGGCAACTCTCCCCGTTCCTCTCAATCTCCTCCCACTCCggtttcctcttcctcttccgctCCGGCTTCCCCTTCAGCCTCTACTTCCGcaagtaaatttttttttctgtTACGTATACCTTTGAGCATTatcatgcatgcatgcatgcaatTGAAATGTATTCTTTAACACGTTCTTTTCTCATCATGTTCTTGCTATACTGCATTTTCTACTATAATCAAGTTTCTTGTGAAGGGTTTGTATAAAAGATCATGTTTTTCGAAGCGGGTCATCGTATTTTCTTATCATCAAAGTTCAAGATTTGAATATGCTTAAGTTTCGATATCGTGATTCCTAACCTTTTCTTTCTTCTTGAAACTGTGATTCCAGCTACTCTTGCAAGAATCAATGAACTTACTGCAGAAGCGGAGACTCTAAATTTAAATTTAGGACCTTTGCCTATACAGAAATTCCCTTTTATGCAACTTCACTTTGCAACAGATGGTTTTAGCGCTGAAAACTGCGTGGCTAAAGGAGGTTTCGGCCGTGTTTACAGAGGAAACTTGGCTCCACAGAATCAAGAAGTAGCTATAAAGTGTCTTGACCCGAAAAGCCAGCAAGGAACCCGGGAATTCGTTACTGAGGTGGAGTTTCTGAGTAACGCAGACCACGAAAACATTGTCCGGTTGATTGGATATTGTGCTGAGAATGAGCACAGGATGATAGTTTATGAGTACATTAGGATGGGATCTTTGGAAGCTCATTTACTAACCCGTAATCCAGATTTGAACCTTGCAGTTCTGGATTGGAATACAAGAGTTAGAATAGCATATGAAACAGCAAAGGGTTTGCAGTATCTG contains:
- the LOC131605113 gene encoding probable serine/threonine-protein kinase PBL5 — translated: MKKVISCFSPKGSPNRNRTGNSPRSSQSPPTPVSSSSSAPASPSASTSATTLARINELTAEAETLNLNLGPLPIQKFPFMQLHFATDGFSAENCVAKGGFGRVYRGNLAPQNQEVAIKCLDPKSQQGTREFVTEVEFLSNADHENIVRLIGYCAENEHRMIVYEYIRMGSLEAHLLTRNPDLNLAVLDWNTRVRIAYETAKGLQYLHSNMQPRRIYRDLKCANILLGEGYTVKLSDFGCAKKAPANERERNLTRVLGTVGYLDPAYFTTGNCTVQNDIHSFGVVLLELVTGRKCIDERRPTEEQSLLIWARRVFGNRDRYEEIVDPLLNGNFNERSLHALVRMAEYCVNSDSMKKPKMSHIVDILGQLNRAADEPNIP